Proteins from a genomic interval of Drosophila melanogaster chromosome 2R:
- the retn gene encoding retained, isoform D, with protein sequence MLISEDQIQELYEINDDPKRKEFLDDLFSFMQKRGTPINRLPIMAKSVLDLYELYNLVIARGGLVDVINKKLWQEIIKGLHLPSSITSAAFTLRTQYMKYLYPYECEKKNLSTPAELQAAIDGNRREGRRSSYGQYEAMHNQMPMTPISRPSLPGGMQQMSPLALVTHAAVANNQQAQAAAAAAAAHHRLMGAPAFGQMPNLVKQEIESRMMEYLQLIQAKKEQGMPPVLGGNHPHQQQHSQQQQQQQHHHQQQQQQQSQQQHHLQQQRQRSQSPDLSKHEALSAQVALWHMYHNNNSPPGSAHTSPQQREALNLSDSPPNLTNIKREREREPTPEPVDQDDKFVDQPPPAKRVGSGLLPPGFPANFYLNPHNMAAVAAAAGFHHPSMGHQQDAASEGEPEDDYAHGEHNTTGNSSSMHDDSEPQQMNGHHHHQTHHLDKSDDSAIENSPTTSTTTGGSVGHRHSSPVSTKKKGGAKPQSGGKDVPTEDKDASSSGKLNPLETLSLLSGMQFQVARNGTGDNGEPQLIVNLELNGVKYSGVLVANVPLSQSETRTSSPCHAEAPTVEEEKDEEEEEEPKAAEEESHRSPVKQENEDVDQDMEGSEVLLNGGASAVGGAGAGVGVGVPLLKDAVVS encoded by the exons ATGCTCATCTCCGAAGATCAAATTCAGGAG CTCTATGAAATCAATGATGATCCCAAGCGCAAAGAGTTCCTGGACGACTTGTTCTCGTTTATGCAAAAGCGCG GAACTCCGATCAATCGGCTGCCGATCATGGCCAAATCGGTGCTGGATCTCTACGAGCTGTACAATCTGGTGATAGCCCGCGGCGGCTTGGTGGATGTTATCAACAAGAAGCTGTGGCAGGAGATCATCAAGGGGCTGCACCTGCCCTCCAGCATCACCAGTGCCGCGTTCACCCTGCGCACCCA ATACATGAAGTATCTGTACCCGTACGAGTGCGAGAAAAAGAATCTGAGCACGCCGGCGGAGCTGCAGGCGGCCATCGATGGGAATCGCCGGGAAGGACGCCGCTCCAGCTACGGCCAGTACGAGGCCATGCACAACCAGATGCCGATG ACGCCCATTTCGCGACCCTCTCTGCCCGGTGGCATGCAGCAAATGTCGCCGCTGGCGCTGGTCACCCATGCCGCGGTGGCCAACAATCAGCAGGCTCaggccgccgctgccgccgccgcagctCATCATCGCCTGATGGGCGCTCCCGCCTTTGGCCAGATGCCCAATCTGGTCAAGCAGGAGATCGAGAGCCGGATGATGGAGTATCTGCAGCTGATCCAGGCCAAGAAGGAGCAAGGCATGCCGCCGGTCCTGGGCGGCAATCAtccccaccagcagcagcactcacagcagcagcagcagcagcagcatcaccaccagcagcagcagcagcagcagtcgcagcagcaacatcacctgcagcagcagcgccagcgATCGCAGAGTCCGGATCTGAGCAAGCATGAGGCACTCAGTGCTCAGGTGGCCCTGTGGCATATGtatcacaacaacaacagcccaCCGGGATCGGCACACACCTCGCCGCAGCAACG CGAAGCCCTGAACCTGTCCGACTCGCCTCCAAATCTCACAAATATCAAACGGGAACGCGAACGGGAACCCACACCAGAGCCCGTGGACCAGGATGACAA ATTTGTGGACCAGCCACCTCCAGCGAAGCGCGTGGGCAGTGGCCTCCTTCCGCCCGGCTTTCCCGCCAACTTCTACCTGAATCCACACAACATGGCCGCTGTGGCAGCAGCTGCGGGATTCCATCACCCATCGATGGGCCACCAGCAGGATGCCGCATCCGAGGGCGAACCAGAGGATGACTACGCTCACGGTGAGCACAATACCACGGGCAACTCGTCCTCCATGcacgacgacagcgaaccgCAGCAGATGAACGgacaccaccaccatcagACCCACCATCTGGACAAGTCCGACGACTCGGCCATTGAGAACTCACCCACCACGTCGACCACCACCGGTGGGTCGGTGGGTCATCGTCACAGTTCGCCCGTTTCCACTAAGAAAAAGGGCGGCGCTAAGCCCCAGAGTGGAGGAAAGGACGTGCCGACCGAGGACAAGGATGCGTCGTCCAGTGGCAAGCTCAATCCTCTCGAGACGCTGAGCCTGCTGTCCGGAATGCAGTTTCAAGTGGCACGAAATG GAACTGGCGATAACGGCGAACCGCAGCTGATTGTCAATCTGGAGCTTAATGGCGTCAAGTACTCGGGAGTGCTGGTGGCCAATGTGCCGCTGTCACAGAGCGAGACAAGGACGAGCTCACCCTGCCACGCCGAAGCACCGACAGTCGAGGAGGAgaaggatgaggaggaggaggaggagccgaAAGCCGCTGAAGAGGAATCGCATCGATCGCCAGTTAAACAGGAGAACGAGGATGTCGACCAGGACATGGAAGGCAGTGAAGTCCTTCTGAACGGAGGCGCTTcggcggtgggtggtgctggtgctggtgtgggtgtgggtgtgccCCTGCTCAAGGATGCCGTGGTCAGCTAG
- the retn gene encoding retained, isoform E — MQLRVHPTMDCSGRSTSNIERDSDLGDDLLYEINDDPKRKEFLDDLFSFMQKRGTPINRLPIMAKSVLDLYELYNLVIARGGLVDVINKKLWQEIIKGLHLPSSITSAAFTLRTQYMKYLYPYECEKKNLSTPAELQAAIDGNRREGRRSSYGQYEAMHNQMPMTPISRPSLPGGMQQMSPLALVTHAAVANNQQAQAAAAAAAAHHRLMGAPAFGQMPNLVKQEIESRMMEYLQLIQAKKEQGMPPVLGGNHPHQQQHSQQQQQQQHHHQQQQQQQSQQQHHLQQQRQRSQSPDLSKHEALSAQVALWHMYHNNNSPPGSAHTSPQQREALNLSDSPPNLTNIKREREREPTPEPVDQDDKFVDQPPPAKRVGSGLLPPGFPANFYLNPHNMAAVAAAAGFHHPSMGHQQDAASEGEPEDDYAHGEHNTTGNSSSMHDDSEPQQMNGHHHHQTHHLDKSDDSAIENSPTTSTTTGGSVGHRHSSPVSTKKKGGAKPQSGGKDVPTEDKDASSSGKLNPLETLSLLSGMQFQVARNGTGDNGEPQLIVNLELNGVKYSGVLVANVPLSQSETRTSSPCHAEAPTVEEEKDEEEEEEPKAAEEESHRSPVKQENEDVDQDMEGSEVLLNGGASAVGGAGAGVGVGVPLLKDAVVS, encoded by the exons CTCTATGAAATCAATGATGATCCCAAGCGCAAAGAGTTCCTGGACGACTTGTTCTCGTTTATGCAAAAGCGCG GAACTCCGATCAATCGGCTGCCGATCATGGCCAAATCGGTGCTGGATCTCTACGAGCTGTACAATCTGGTGATAGCCCGCGGCGGCTTGGTGGATGTTATCAACAAGAAGCTGTGGCAGGAGATCATCAAGGGGCTGCACCTGCCCTCCAGCATCACCAGTGCCGCGTTCACCCTGCGCACCCA ATACATGAAGTATCTGTACCCGTACGAGTGCGAGAAAAAGAATCTGAGCACGCCGGCGGAGCTGCAGGCGGCCATCGATGGGAATCGCCGGGAAGGACGCCGCTCCAGCTACGGCCAGTACGAGGCCATGCACAACCAGATGCCGATG ACGCCCATTTCGCGACCCTCTCTGCCCGGTGGCATGCAGCAAATGTCGCCGCTGGCGCTGGTCACCCATGCCGCGGTGGCCAACAATCAGCAGGCTCaggccgccgctgccgccgccgcagctCATCATCGCCTGATGGGCGCTCCCGCCTTTGGCCAGATGCCCAATCTGGTCAAGCAGGAGATCGAGAGCCGGATGATGGAGTATCTGCAGCTGATCCAGGCCAAGAAGGAGCAAGGCATGCCGCCGGTCCTGGGCGGCAATCAtccccaccagcagcagcactcacagcagcagcagcagcagcagcatcaccaccagcagcagcagcagcagcagtcgcagcagcaacatcacctgcagcagcagcgccagcgATCGCAGAGTCCGGATCTGAGCAAGCATGAGGCACTCAGTGCTCAGGTGGCCCTGTGGCATATGtatcacaacaacaacagcccaCCGGGATCGGCACACACCTCGCCGCAGCAACG CGAAGCCCTGAACCTGTCCGACTCGCCTCCAAATCTCACAAATATCAAACGGGAACGCGAACGGGAACCCACACCAGAGCCCGTGGACCAGGATGACAA ATTTGTGGACCAGCCACCTCCAGCGAAGCGCGTGGGCAGTGGCCTCCTTCCGCCCGGCTTTCCCGCCAACTTCTACCTGAATCCACACAACATGGCCGCTGTGGCAGCAGCTGCGGGATTCCATCACCCATCGATGGGCCACCAGCAGGATGCCGCATCCGAGGGCGAACCAGAGGATGACTACGCTCACGGTGAGCACAATACCACGGGCAACTCGTCCTCCATGcacgacgacagcgaaccgCAGCAGATGAACGgacaccaccaccatcagACCCACCATCTGGACAAGTCCGACGACTCGGCCATTGAGAACTCACCCACCACGTCGACCACCACCGGTGGGTCGGTGGGTCATCGTCACAGTTCGCCCGTTTCCACTAAGAAAAAGGGCGGCGCTAAGCCCCAGAGTGGAGGAAAGGACGTGCCGACCGAGGACAAGGATGCGTCGTCCAGTGGCAAGCTCAATCCTCTCGAGACGCTGAGCCTGCTGTCCGGAATGCAGTTTCAAGTGGCACGAAATG GAACTGGCGATAACGGCGAACCGCAGCTGATTGTCAATCTGGAGCTTAATGGCGTCAAGTACTCGGGAGTGCTGGTGGCCAATGTGCCGCTGTCACAGAGCGAGACAAGGACGAGCTCACCCTGCCACGCCGAAGCACCGACAGTCGAGGAGGAgaaggatgaggaggaggaggaggagccgaAAGCCGCTGAAGAGGAATCGCATCGATCGCCAGTTAAACAGGAGAACGAGGATGTCGACCAGGACATGGAAGGCAGTGAAGTCCTTCTGAACGGAGGCGCTTcggcggtgggtggtgctggtgctggtgtgggtgtgggtgtgccCCTGCTCAAGGATGCCGTGGTCAGCTAG